A stretch of Paracoccus sp. MA DNA encodes these proteins:
- a CDS encoding LuxR family transcriptional regulator codes for MEVLKDMEVILAARSVQAVWQHYVERLTDLGFPNVAYRAVRILEASCDRMRDDSLVLSSYSPHLWHELVSLDLVESLPMHLWLVGNQGSESWDWMHQRRLAGRLTPCEERALDLFARYGHVAGYAIGLGDRVERIRAGIILGGPIGMRQDKLDELWSQHGRMIEAVSGLMHLRLSSLPYAEPDCVLTLRQREVLECISVGRTTQEIAELLDVTPATVEKHLRLARKALGARTTAQAILLATSRKQIFVDHGAPRSPVARATAASLQDGARLEPWHAPGLHPPGHLQRALNSDG; via the coding sequence ATGGAAGTGCTGAAAGACATGGAGGTCATCCTTGCGGCGCGCTCGGTGCAGGCCGTCTGGCAACATTATGTCGAACGGCTGACCGACCTGGGCTTTCCGAATGTTGCCTATCGCGCGGTGCGGATACTTGAGGCTTCCTGCGACCGGATGCGTGACGACAGCCTCGTGCTGTCCAGCTATTCGCCGCACCTTTGGCATGAGCTGGTCTCGCTGGACCTGGTCGAGAGCCTGCCGATGCATCTGTGGCTGGTCGGCAACCAGGGAAGCGAAAGCTGGGACTGGATGCACCAGCGCCGCCTGGCCGGCCGGCTGACCCCGTGCGAGGAGCGGGCGCTGGACCTGTTCGCGCGCTACGGCCATGTCGCGGGCTATGCCATCGGCCTCGGCGACAGGGTCGAGCGCATCCGCGCCGGTATCATCCTCGGCGGTCCGATCGGGATGCGGCAGGACAAGCTCGACGAGCTCTGGTCGCAGCATGGCCGGATGATCGAGGCGGTGAGCGGGCTGATGCATCTGCGGCTATCGAGCCTGCCCTATGCCGAGCCTGACTGCGTGCTGACCCTGCGCCAGCGCGAGGTTCTGGAATGCATCTCGGTCGGCCGCACCACGCAGGAAATCGCCGAGCTGCTGGACGTGACCCCGGCCACGGTCGAGAAGCACCTGCGCCTGGCGCGCAAGGCGCTGGGGGCAAGGACCACGGCGCAGGCCATCCTGCTGGCTACCAGCCGCAAGCAGATCTTTGTCGATCACGGCGCGCCCCGCTCGCCGGTGGCCCGGGCCACCGCCGCATCGCTGCAGGATGGGGCGCGGCTCGAGCCCTGGCACGCCCCGGGCCTGCATCCGCCCGGGCATCTGCAGCGGGCCCTGAACAGCGACGGCTGA
- the tsf gene encoding translation elongation factor Ts, producing MAITAAMVKDLRETTGAGMMDAKKALTETGGDMQAAIDWLRTKGLAKAAKKADRVAAEGLIGVQVKAGRGVAVEINSETDFVAKNADFQQLVREITAVALETATDVEVLRATHLNGKPVADVLTDAIARIGENMTLRRMHALEGDTVVSYVHNAAAEGLGKIGVLVALKGDAEKAQAIGKQFAMHIAATNPVSLSEATLDPALLARELEVQTAKALEENAASAKPKPEAVIQNNIIPGRMKKFVAENTLLGQPFVVNPDVTVEQAAKEAGVEITGYARVMVGEGIEKKEEDFAAEVAKTRAGA from the coding sequence ATGGCTATCACCGCTGCGATGGTGAAGGACCTGCGCGAGACGACCGGCGCGGGCATGATGGACGCCAAGAAGGCGCTGACCGAAACCGGCGGCGACATGCAAGCCGCCATCGACTGGCTGCGCACCAAGGGCCTGGCGAAAGCCGCCAAGAAGGCCGACCGCGTCGCCGCCGAGGGTCTGATCGGGGTGCAGGTCAAGGCTGGCCGCGGCGTCGCGGTCGAGATCAACTCGGAAACCGACTTCGTCGCCAAGAACGCCGATTTCCAGCAGCTGGTGCGCGAAATCACCGCCGTGGCGCTGGAAACCGCCACCGATGTCGAGGTGCTGCGGGCCACGCATCTGAACGGCAAGCCGGTCGCCGACGTGCTGACCGACGCCATCGCCCGCATCGGCGAGAACATGACCCTGCGCCGGATGCATGCGCTGGAAGGCGATACCGTCGTCTCTTACGTCCATAACGCCGCGGCCGAGGGCCTGGGCAAGATCGGCGTGCTGGTGGCGCTGAAGGGCGATGCCGAGAAGGCGCAGGCGATCGGCAAGCAGTTCGCCATGCATATCGCCGCGACCAACCCGGTCTCGCTGTCGGAAGCCACGCTGGACCCGGCGCTGCTGGCGCGCGAGCTGGAAGTGCAGACCGCCAAGGCCCTGGAAGAGAACGCCGCCTCGGCCAAGCCGAAGCCCGAGGCCGTGATCCAGAACAACATCATCCCCGGCCGGATGAAGAAGTTCGTGGCCGAGAACACGCTGCTGGGCCAGCCCTTCGTGGTCAATCCCGACGTCACCGTCGAGCAGGCCGCGAAAGAAGCCGGCGTCGAGATCACCGGCTATGCCCGGGTGATGGTCGGCGAAGGCATCGAGAAGAAGGAAGAGGATTTCGCTGCCGAGGTCGCCAAGACCCGCGCCGGCGCCTGA